From a single Myxosarcina sp. GI1 genomic region:
- a CDS encoding copper resistance system multicopper oxidase, translating to MKNKSSTLNRRNFLRFTAGMSIALGLDSLIPAYAKQVVTANEPRNKGKYSDLIDLQIQQTKLPIASKNASTLTVNGSIPGPLVRLREGQTATIQVTNNLDEDTSLHWHGLIVPREMDGVPGISYAGIKPGETFTYRFPVKQSGTYWYHSHSGLQEQLGHYGPIIIDPIEPEPFEYDRDYVVLLSDWTFEDPYDVLANLKKMSPYYNYQRPTIGQLGKNLAWNRMRMDPTDIADVTGATYTYLMNGMASDANWTGLFKPGEKVRLRFINGSAMTYFDIRIPGLKMSVVQADGQNIKPVEVDEFRIATAETYDVIVEPQKNTAYTIFAETMDRSGYARGTLAPRQGMSAAIPEGRSRPIRTMADMGMAGDMSGMDMGENNSSHDMSGMDMGENNSMSHDMPGMDMSGSNSHNMPGMNMGSNNSSHNMSGMDMSGNNSMSHDMSGMDMESNNSSHNMPGMNMGNNNSHDMPGMDMNENSSMSDNQGVMHSADTHGAGNSGVAMMSKSRLDEPGIGLENTENHRVLVYNNLISLKPNQKQRSPEREIELHLTGNMERYMWSFDGKKFSQIEEPITFFDGERLRLTFINDTMMEHPIHLHGMWMELVNGSGLNQPRKHTLNVKPAERVSVDIDADAPGYWAFHCHLLYHMKVGMFRTVAVVDRPTSTT from the coding sequence ATGAAAAATAAATCCAGTACACTGAATAGACGAAATTTTCTCCGCTTCACTGCTGGAATGAGCATAGCCTTGGGACTCGATAGCCTCATACCCGCATATGCCAAACAAGTGGTCACAGCAAACGAACCTAGAAATAAAGGTAAGTATTCCGATCTCATTGACTTGCAAATTCAACAAACCAAGCTGCCGATTGCCAGCAAAAATGCCTCTACTTTAACAGTTAACGGTTCGATCCCAGGACCTTTAGTACGTCTGAGAGAAGGGCAAACTGCAACAATACAGGTGACAAACAATCTCGACGAAGACACATCACTTCACTGGCACGGACTCATCGTCCCACGAGAAATGGATGGAGTTCCTGGAATTAGTTACGCTGGCATTAAGCCTGGAGAGACTTTTACCTATCGCTTCCCAGTCAAACAAAGCGGTACTTATTGGTATCACAGCCATAGTGGACTGCAAGAGCAGTTGGGTCACTATGGTCCTATAATCATCGATCCTATCGAACCAGAACCCTTTGAATACGATCGCGATTATGTAGTGTTGCTGTCAGACTGGACTTTTGAAGATCCCTATGACGTTCTTGCCAATCTCAAGAAAATGAGTCCTTACTACAATTACCAAAGACCGACTATAGGACAGCTTGGTAAGAATTTGGCTTGGAATCGAATGCGAATGGATCCTACCGACATTGCCGATGTTACTGGTGCTACCTACACTTATTTGATGAACGGCATGGCATCAGATGCCAACTGGACGGGGCTTTTTAAACCAGGAGAGAAAGTTCGTTTAAGGTTCATTAATGGTTCGGCGATGACATACTTCGATATCCGCATCCCTGGGCTTAAGATGAGCGTAGTTCAAGCCGACGGTCAAAATATTAAGCCCGTTGAGGTAGATGAATTTCGCATTGCTACGGCTGAAACTTACGATGTCATTGTCGAGCCACAGAAAAATACAGCCTATACTATTTTTGCCGAAACTATGGATCGCAGTGGCTATGCGCGGGGAACTCTCGCACCTCGTCAGGGAATGAGCGCAGCAATTCCCGAAGGGCGATCGCGCCCTATACGCACTATGGCAGATATGGGAATGGCAGGAGATATGTCAGGTATGGACATGGGAGAAAATAATTCCTCTCACGATATGTCAGGTATGGACATGGGAGAAAATAACTCTATGTCTCATGATATGCCAGGTATGGACATGAGTGGCAGTAATTCTCACAATATGCCAGGGATGAACATGGGAAGTAATAATTCTTCTCATAATATGTCTGGCATGGACATGAGCGGAAATAATTCTATGTCTCATGATATGTCTGGCATGGACATGGAAAGTAATAACTCTTCTCACAATATGCCAGGGATGAACATGGGAAATAACAATTCTCACGATATGCCAGGTATGGACATGAATGAAAATAGCTCAATGTCCGATAACCAAGGTGTAATGCACAGTGCCGATACTCATGGTGCGGGGAACTCTGGCGTAGCGATGATGTCAAAAAGTAGATTAGATGAGCCTGGTATTGGTTTGGAGAATACGGAAAATCATCGCGTACTGGTTTATAACAATCTAATTAGCCTAAAACCCAATCAAAAGCAGCGATCGCCAGAACGGGAAATAGAGCTACATCTGACAGGCAACATGGAACGATATATGTGGTCGTTTGATGGCAAAAAATTTTCTCAGATAGAAGAGCCAATAACTTTCTTTGACGGGGAACGACTGAGACTTACGTTCATCAACGACACGATGATGGAACATCCGATCCATCTACATGGTATGTGGATGGAGTTGGTTAATGGTAGTGGACTAAACCAACCACGCAAACATACTTTAAACGTCAAACCCGCCGAGCGAGTATCGGTCGATATTGATGCCGATGCGCCAGGATACTGGGCTTTTCACTGTCACCTGCTCTATCACATGAAGGTAGGTATGTTCCGCACTGTGGCTGTTGTCGATCGCCCAACCAGTACAACCTAG